Within the Miscanthus floridulus cultivar M001 chromosome 17, ASM1932011v1, whole genome shotgun sequence genome, the region TCCCAGTTACTAATGAAAGAAAAAGAGCAATCACATGAAACAAATAACTAATTCAACATACCGCCATATAGTTGTAGGTTCCAACAAATGTATCCCGCTGACCCATTGAACTTGCTAGCACCGCACTTACCCCGAAATCAGTAATCTTTACTTCACCCTTACGGTTGACTAACAAGTTAGATGGCTTCATGTCCCTGTGAATCACATGCCTTTCGTGATGAAGATATAGCAAACCCTCCAAGACCTGAATTAGCCAGAATACTACTTGATATTAGCTGTGTGAGAATGTGTTTCAGGATTCATTATATGTTAATGACAAGACTTCCAGCTTATATTCTAAATATACAAAAAGTACAAAAGAAGACAAAGGCCAATTTTATCCATACCTGCTTGCAAAGTACTGCAAGGTATGGCTCAAGAATAGTCTTCACTTGCTTAATGATGTCCGTAAGAGATCCACGATCCATGTACTCAAGAACAAGATATATGACACCATTGTGGTAAAAAGATTGGTGGCACATAACTATATGTGGACACTGTGTTGCTTGATTTATTTTGAGCTCTTGTACTATTTGCTTGCGCACTGCTTCCTGAATATTCATTTGAATACCCTGCAGAAAGAATTGTGATACTGGTTAATAAACTGATTAGTCTCATGGGTGAAATGACACAGAACCGCTATCACCAGGGACAGTTCTCAATTTTTTGTTGACCTGAATACATTACCTGATGACTTATCGACCTATCGTCCATTAAATCAGTACTCATCAACTACTAGAAGTTTTTCACGGATTTCATATGTAAACATAAGTAATAAGTTAGTACTAGATGTCGCTTTGACATTCACTTAGCATCCCCCATCTTATTTTACTAGAACGCATCTTTGTGTACTAAAGTTAAGGCTGCCATGCCAGCATACTGTTACAAAGTTGACGAAACAACTCAAATTATTAGGTTCCAAGTGTTTACAAGACAGAACAAGCAGTAAAACTTTTTGAATAAGTTCAAACATATAAATCCCATGTCCCATCTAAAAAGGTAAAACTGATTTTCATggcaataaaaaaaaataaagtacAGATACATGGTAGGCAAAATACAGAGTTTCCATTGCAATAGTGAGAGTGGTGTGCACCAGAAGAAATCATTGCACTGGAAATTACCTTCAAAGCATATAATGTCCCCACCCACTTGTGCCGCACTAGCTGGACAACACCACCACTTCCTTTGCCAATGACTTGAATCATCTCAAGATCATCCATTGATAACTGCACATCTTCCACCTTCAGGTTTGTTGATTGCTGAGAAAAGGTAAAATACAAATTCAGAAACAACTTGATCATTAACAAAATACTAGCAAACACTAATGGAAACTGTTGACCAACATAGTCCTATAGGAATGGAAGTTAAATATGACAATCATTTGGGGAAAATGAAAACATATGCTGTTCCCACTGACTGGAAAAACTTCTTACAGTGGCACCTAATAACCAGGAACAAGTAAATTCCATGCATGTAAAATCCACATTTGTTCTTCAAGGTTTACCAGAAATGGAAAATCAATATTTTGAAAGATAAAGGTCCCTTGTGTGAATTGCATGGGTACAATGCATTCCATAAAAAGGGTAATTCAAAAAAGTAATTACAAGGTTTATCAGTGAACTGATACACGTGCTTCTATACAAAAATCATCAATGCGAAAATAAGGTACATTCCACAAGAGTCCAGTCGGACTAATCAACAAACAGCAAAAGGAGTAGTTGCCGATCCAGGACTCACATTTTCATCTCCATTTTCCTCTGAGATTAGCCGCAACCCTCTTTGATTAAGCCGTAGTTCACCATCCTTGAAAGTACCACTCGCCGTCCTAAAATGGGACCAGCGATAGAAGACATCAATTCAGACAGCTGTTCAATAACTCCCAAATACTAAATTTGAACTCACAATAAAATCAAGGGGAACACAAAAATTATGCAGGATCCGaactagattgtactagtacTTGCAAATCAAACCATAACGCGGTCACTCAAATCAAAAGAGGAGAAAATTAAAGAGGGAATAAAAAGATGCTATTTTTAGGCTAAGGAAACAAGGAGACGACTAACAGGAACTTGTCGACGGGGGTCTCCTGCGCCGGCACGGCCAGCTTCAGCTCCGTTCCCGGCTTCTTGCCCCTCATGGCCTCGCCGCCCCTCAGCCGGAGAGTTAGGGTTTCTCGGTGGGAGATGGGACTAGCCGCTCCGCGGGGATCAAAGAGAGGAAAGCTGGTTCCTGTAGCTTCCGGAAGTACCGGCAGCTGGGGCGGCACCAAGGAGGAGATGCGGCGGCAGCTGGGGCAGAGGGATCGGgtggaagcagcggcggcggcggcggcggtgacggggCTCGGGGCTCGGGACTCGGGAGGAGTgtggtttggtttggtttggttgGATCCAACGGTCACTGTTACGGACTAGTGTACACTCGAATGTGTTATTATTATTCTTTAACTCCAAAAAGTCTCGCTTATAACATAAGCTCAAAGAAATAATGTACAGTATCACTCAATCAAAGGTTACTATTGTCTATGATTCATTTTATTTTGTGGTTTTTTTGGCACTTATGCTTACTTTAGTTCAACAAATAGTCATAGTGATGAGAGCAGTGCGTCCATGCAAATGTATTTGAAGAAAATTTCTTATCTACCACAGAAAATTATATCCTTTTTCTTATACGATATTTCAAAACTTCGCgtatttctctctctcttctataGATTCAATCATATATCGTCTTTATTGGAATTGCAATTTTACCCTTCTACTCTACGACAATGTGGACCCTTGTTTTACTAAGACCCTCGTTTTACTCTAAACGACGATAAAACCCACCGATTGATCCCCTGACTCAAAACAAACTAAAACATAATCTACACACGTATACATCAAAACCAACGAAAATATAAAGCCTTAATCGAATCAGATCAAGGGAGAAGGAGAGACTACCATCAGAGAACAACTAGGACGACGTCGTTGAGAGAGACGCACAACAAATCAGTGCGACAAAGGAAATACATAGCAAGGGCAACACAAGACAAAAACGGCTCATGAAAGCAGAATATAGGGAAATGGAGAAAATGTGCTTTGGGCTGGGCTAGGCCCAATTTGTTTCGAGCCTACTAGCCTAGCTTAAGCATGTCTAATTTTTTTTCGAGCGAGCCTACTTTTTTAGCATGGGCCATGGGCTTTGGGGCATATATGAGCTAGGCTTAAAATGCTTAGGCACAATCATGATCAATTTTCTTCCATTTGTGTCACTATTAAAGTCCTTGGTGCATAGTAGAGCATCATTGTTGCGACAACCAAATTATTGGCAACATGAGCTTCCCAATAGCTTAGAATGGAATTAGCTAGGATTTCCCATAGCTAATTTAGAGATATATAGAAGCATTTGTCAATATAGTTAATAGGGAGAAAAGGCGATAAGTTGATGTCCATGATacaatctcaaatctatctactaATACAAGCATAAAACTTGCTCCTATATACTAGTCTAGAATTTAATTTAAGTACTAAAAAGGACCAGAACAACCAAGTTTTATGGTCATGTTTGTTTTACAAATCATATGGCAAGGATGAAGCAAGACCGCCTATTAATAAACCTTGGCTAGTACGTCACCGTGAGCTAATGAACTCTTAAAAATGGTCATGTTTGTGTCTGAAAATAAAGGTTGTGATGAACAAGTAGTGGATGTAAAAGGAAAGCACAACGATAATGCTAGGTTAATTAGGATTAGGAGGTGGGACGACAAAAGCAATTTTAAAAAGGAAGAAACAAGGTAAGATACATACATGTGGGCATTCCTCTTGTCACTATACCTTTCTGCCTCTGTTTTTCCTATATTCTACTTGCCATATAGCGCTCCAACTTGCAAGGCTACTTACCTACACTTTgtggctgacatgtgggtctccaAACACATAGAAAACTCATGTGGTACACTGTGTGGTTTGCTTTAGTTTACTACTCCTTCGGTCGTATAATATAATgcattcaaaaaaaaattaagacAACTTAAATGAACACTCAAATGTGCATGTAGCCATGGGTTAGACCCAATAAAAAAGTTTCTTCTCAAACTATGGTTTTCTTTTTAACAAACTTTGTCAAATATGAATATAAGCACCATATGGAATACGTTATATTTTAGTACAATTTTTAGAAGTCATATATAATGCACTATATTATAGGATTGGGGAAGCATTTTATACATGGGAGTGCTTGGATATcccctcctaaattttactccctgtcacatcggatgtttgacactaatttaAAATATTAACCATAGACTAATTATCATAGACACTAATTTAAAATATTAACCATAGACTAATTATCATAGAtgaagactaatttgcgagacgaatctagtaagcctaattagtccatgatttgataatgttgtgctacagtaaacatgtgctaatgatagattaattaggtttaataaatttatcttacAAATTTGTCGCTATCtgtataattaattttataatccGCTTAGTAATCGTCGTTGGCTTGTTGTCAAATGGCAAGTACTATTTGGGATATGGAAAGGTGCATGATGGATGCGATCGATGCACGGAAAAAAGGTGGGATTGGGACCTGCACGTACGTGAGGACGAAAACGATACGGAAATAACGgtatcgttttctatatttaatctgaTTAACGTACGTGAGGACGAAAACAGTACGAAAATAATGGTattgttttctatatttaatctgaTTAAATTCGTATTTTCGAACAAATTTGAATTCAGTTTAAAATTTAGAACACCAAATTTGAAATCAGAATGAAAACAGTTTAGACatttttttcgaccgttttctacttttctacttttaattcagAATATCCTgaattcgaaattcggtttcgaaatttggtttaaaccaaatttggcccaCTACAAGTTCAATCTTAgaaaaaattatattttttcatAAGATCTCGGATGAAAAtgttttttatatgaaaattgtagctcttgacgagatctacaactttttagttcttagtttttttcatttgatgtcTTGAAGATGTTCAAAAAATGAAACAAAGTCAGCGATATATTAATCATGTACAAGCGCTTGGTGCCttaaaaaatcatatcttccttacatcgtgtcgaatggagatactttttaagaaagttgtaggacttattaattattatgtacttgttaattgttatgcacttagTCCTATGGGCCAATATTCCGTATTGATTTTCCATATACTGACTGAGTTCGACAAAATTCCGCTCGAATTATTTCGTTTTCGAAATttttgatattccgtaagttcgtgtctGTTTTCGTGTCCGGTTCTAccgttttcattttcattttcgtattcaaatatagaagtagaaaacggttgagagaTTTTTCGAGCGTTTCCTACCGTTTTCATCCTACACGTACCTACGATGGTATCTTTGCCCGATTGGCACGGTCCACGGGGCTACGATGGATTTGTCTGAAAAGTAAGCCAATGGCCAATTGGCCGTAGCTTTGGAATGGAAATGGATGGTTTATTTCGACGATGCTGCAATGCACGGGCCGGCCTTGTTCCTTCCATCATATTCATTCCATTCCATGGCATCAATCAATTTGGATATAATAGATTCCCATGCATGCACATTTGCTCCTCCCTGTTTGCAGTGCTCGCTCGCTATAggatctttgtttttttttttgtttcttttggggggggggggggggattgaaAGCTTAGAGTGTAAAAGTTCGGAGATGTAGATTCTGCATTATTATTTGCAGAACCTGCTTAGAGAATGTAACACCCCAGCTCACTCTACCGAGAGGTGGGTCTCACCTACGTAACAACCCGCTTACGTTTTTGTCCTCGCTTCGtgcaaaacggttaaccgaaggttactacgcgtccttAGCCTGACTATTTAAGCTGGTTCGACGAACTCAGAATTCACCAAATGGTCCAATGGGCTGGGTCTCACATCCACCCACCCTCAAAGGATTCGAGGTCCTCGTCGAACTATCGAACCAGCTTACCCATACGGGACAAATGCTCAGAATCGACTTTCTTGGCCACGTTCATATTCTCAGCTCCCCGACCCAAATGACATGCTCTTACAAAGCCATGCGCAGTCTGTTCGAGCTCTCGAGCCATACatccgtgaaaccgcgagagttggctctgaataccatttgtaacaccccaggccCAGCACATGCCCCACTCTACCGAGGGGTGGGCCCCATctacgtagcaacccgcttgttttttcgtcctcgcttcgcgtaaaacggTTAACCAAAGATTACTACGTGTCCTTGGTCTGGCTATTTAAGCTGGTTCGGCGAACTCAGAATTCATGGTATGGTACTAAACTTCGCCGCAACACTGTTTTCGACAGCTATAGTACTCAGTGCTACGTTAACCTGAATTCGGTCCGGGCCAACTTGGCCCAATAGGCTGGGTCTCACAGAGAACCAGTGCACTTAAAGTCTACTATTTGGTTCATGGTCATGGCCTGCCTCAGGAtgcaattattttttttaatttaaaccCTTTTTTGAatgtaattttaaatctaacaccttcgattttttttaaactaacacttttggccgcgcctattgccctggcgcggccaaatacctgtgccacgccatgcatggtggcgcggcacaggggcacatggctgacgtggcgacgaccagtagcgctgaccgctgacggggcagggcctgccgcgccaggGGTCATGGCGCGTCTAGGCCAAATAAAACCCCGCGGCTGAGCCCCCGGCCGCACGCACCACTGCCCGCCCGCGCCGCTAGCCCGCCGACGCACCCCGCCGCCAGCCATCGCCCGCCTCCAGCGCCCGCGTccacgccgcgcccgcccgcgccctCGTCGGCCGAGCCCGCCCGCGCCCTTGCAGCACCCGCGCCGACCGTGCCACGAACCCCGGCGTGTCAAGGCCGcctgctcctaaggtacctccctctcagtTTAAtgttattatgattattattattttaggataattagtttgTGATATACGTCTGTAGTTTTTAGGTTTttggttaggattttgggtttagtgattgattaggtatttattatttagctaGTAGTtatttatttagttagggattgtagCAATGTGGTTGTCACTGCTAGATCcggttattatttagtttatagttagttatttagttagggattgtagCGAGCCGGTCGAGGGATTGTATTCCATTCGAACGTTTCGATCGTGGGTTCATCCCGCCGTGGCCGTAATGCTGAGTGTAACTGGCTCCCTCGCTTCTTGGTTGGCTTTGTCATACTACGATCTCTAGCCTCTATCCACGTCCCTAgcacatgaccatcgggctttaTCTCTTTTACGCGCTTGTTTATCCTAGCCTTGTGCCGATTTATTTTGGGTTAGAGTGAATATTTTACTTTGCAATGctatataatgttaatttgaattttatTAATTTGAGTACTCTAACGCTttatttatcaatttgtaacaggatggcccatcccacgcagcaccagttgtacctcattcttgaggtggagtacgacgactgaaagtgcatctagccctttagtggggtttggatgattgaatgacaacgtgattaaaggactaacccgtttgctaagtgtggataggtaataggttatctcacaggtacttaatgaaagccaaaatgatgtgttgttgtataaacaatctagttcaagcacaagacaacaatgcaaatggaattcatgtgaaggcttatttattgtgggatttccatgtactatgtgaaagcaagctcgtgattattagttaatgagacatgagggattgcatatggaatggtctcatatttgaagcttgctaaattaaaatgaaaatgataacaatacatatgaatggatgattcaacgcaagatatgacttgatggcttgagatggtgaagatagcaaggaaaggcttctaggtactaagcaagggtgaagggcaagcgacggcttggtggccgaagaacctagctagggtgaagaagaaagtacttatatttagttgaggtactaatcaagctaaaatGGTCATATTGatatgaaggatcaaatctataatgaagtatttgatggaagtgacttgatgcatttgggattattcaaatttgatgaatggaatcaagtcacatgctcaagatggctatactcaagtgaaaagatcaatatcaacatgttagcacccttacttgatgaagattgaaagagacggcattaattcaaaagaggtcaactcaagtggtataaattcattttttctttgatcttgagtttgataggtatgccgtactattaagagggatgcatcatgttgatagataatgttgcataagtgctcaagccaacccatgtgagttttgagtttttgagcgacaaaagagctaactttatcttTGCTGGTCtgacaataccggacgtgttgctccagctcttgtgcaggttctttgtgtatattgatatctctagtaggtacctgcagtttggtttaaagataaaaatcgaaaggagcaagttcggggttgttctgtagaaactgtgcataccgaacacgtccggtattagagctctgtgctaaaaatatttatttttagttctaactttgtgttgcagggttatagcttctagatacattatttataCCTTGTGCACTGTGTGGAttacttgtgaggggtggtactactctttatttgaagtttccAATTTgaaaactctctttactaattgtttccacatttaaaggtgttaattttcagaaacatctattcacccccctctaggtggcattctaggtcctttcaagtggtattaaagcaaggttctcacctaaagcttcaccaccatgagaaaaaggatgtcgacgcctatcgagttagagccggtgcttctccaaaataatggttcaaactttctaacttggtcaatacatgtactcaatgctttt harbors:
- the LOC136517166 gene encoding mitogen-activated protein kinase kinase 1, coding for MRGKKPGTELKLAVPAQETPVDKFLTASGTFKDGELRLNQRGLRLISEENGDENQSTNLKVEDVQLSMDDLEMIQVIGKGSGGVVQLVRHKWVGTLYALKGIQMNIQEAVRKQIVQELKINQATQCPHIVMCHQSFYHNGVIYLVLEYMDRGSLTDIIKQVKTILEPYLAVLCKQVLEGLLYLHHERHVIHRDMKPSNLLVNRKGEVKITDFGVSAVLASSMGQRDTFVGTYNYMAPERISGSSYDYKSDIWSLGLVILECAIGRFPYIPSEGEGWLSFYELLEAIVDQPPPSAPADQFSPEFCSFISSCIQKDPAGRMSASELLNHPFIKKFEGKDLDLRTLVESLEPPMNIPE